The following proteins come from a genomic window of Edaphobacter sp. 4G125:
- a CDS encoding M20/M25/M40 family metallo-hydrolase — translation MSFVRMVARWSCFTAIATTLALPSVAADKKAAQKEPVAEIPSYYGSQPAKENLDLTMYARIREEGFKHSHVMEFADALTNGIGPRLTGSPNMKKANEWTRDTLTKIGLENAHLEDWGEFGMGWQQISTTAKMIAPDTAPLWMQAAPWSPSTNGSVTGEAVLMNVSELKDLDQYKGKLKGKIVLFGAIRTTPDLDKPLFTRYTDAELKELETAETRAGRDIVALLAQRRKVYEMRAAALKMMVEEGVVAIITPSRDGGAGGGTGIIFDDNGANLAMSAQKKENAITIPNGPMIVENYNRIARLLEHKVPVTLEVNIDTKFTGDHEHGFNTVAEIPGADPKLKDQVVMVGGHLDSWISGTGATDNAAGSVVAMEAVRILKALGVKPRRTIRIALWSGEEQGLYGSQGYVKQHFGTFAEPEHPDPPSTPSFMRSKGKLTTTKEWETLDAYYNLDNGTGKVRGVYTQENFAIAPIFAQWIAPLKDLGVTTITNRNTGGTDHLSFDAVGLPGFQYIQDDMDYETRTHHSNMDTFDRLHAADLQQAAVVEAIFLYNTSERDAMMPRKPFPHPELEKQKTEPIPGIYPNAMDPEVK, via the coding sequence ATGTCATTTGTACGCATGGTCGCGCGCTGGAGCTGCTTTACGGCGATAGCAACGACACTTGCACTCCCCTCGGTTGCCGCTGATAAGAAGGCCGCTCAAAAAGAGCCTGTTGCGGAAATCCCATCCTATTATGGGTCTCAGCCAGCCAAAGAGAACCTCGACCTGACGATGTATGCGCGGATTCGCGAGGAGGGTTTCAAACACTCACACGTGATGGAGTTTGCGGATGCCCTGACAAACGGCATCGGGCCGCGTCTGACAGGTTCGCCGAATATGAAGAAGGCGAATGAGTGGACACGAGACACGCTAACGAAGATCGGTCTCGAGAATGCGCATCTGGAAGACTGGGGCGAGTTCGGAATGGGCTGGCAGCAGATCAGTACGACGGCGAAGATGATCGCTCCGGATACGGCTCCGCTGTGGATGCAGGCTGCGCCGTGGTCACCTTCCACGAATGGATCGGTGACCGGCGAGGCGGTGTTGATGAACGTCTCCGAGTTGAAAGACCTAGACCAATACAAGGGCAAGCTGAAAGGGAAGATCGTGCTCTTCGGCGCGATTCGCACGACACCCGATCTCGACAAGCCGCTATTTACGCGCTACACGGATGCCGAGCTGAAGGAGCTGGAGACGGCTGAAACCCGTGCCGGCCGCGACATCGTTGCGTTGCTGGCACAGCGGCGCAAGGTGTATGAAATGCGGGCGGCTGCGCTGAAGATGATGGTGGAGGAGGGAGTGGTGGCTATTATCACTCCTTCGCGTGATGGCGGCGCCGGCGGTGGTACGGGGATCATCTTTGATGACAACGGAGCCAACCTTGCGATGAGCGCGCAGAAGAAGGAGAACGCGATCACGATCCCTAACGGCCCGATGATTGTCGAAAACTACAACCGAATTGCGCGTCTGTTGGAGCATAAGGTTCCGGTGACGCTCGAGGTCAACATCGATACGAAGTTTACGGGAGACCATGAGCACGGATTCAACACAGTAGCGGAGATTCCGGGCGCCGATCCGAAGCTGAAGGACCAGGTGGTGATGGTCGGCGGTCACCTCGATAGCTGGATCTCTGGAACGGGTGCGACCGACAATGCTGCCGGTTCCGTGGTGGCGATGGAGGCGGTGCGTATTCTCAAGGCTCTTGGTGTGAAGCCGAGGCGCACGATCCGAATCGCGCTGTGGTCTGGCGAAGAGCAGGGACTATATGGATCGCAGGGATATGTGAAGCAGCATTTCGGAACGTTTGCTGAGCCGGAGCATCCCGATCCGCCGAGCACACCGAGCTTTATGCGTTCGAAGGGCAAGCTGACGACGACGAAGGAGTGGGAGACGCTGGATGCGTACTACAACCTGGACAACGGTACAGGCAAAGTACGTGGCGTGTACACGCAGGAGAACTTCGCCATCGCGCCGATCTTTGCGCAATGGATCGCTCCGCTGAAAGATCTCGGCGTCACGACGATTACCAATCGCAACACCGGCGGTACTGATCATCTGTCGTTCGATGCTGTGGGGCTGCCGGGGTTCCAGTACATCCAGGACGATATGGATTACGAGACACGCACGCACCACTCGAACATGGACACGTTCGATCGCTTGCATGCAGCCGATCTACAACAGGCTGCTGTGGTCGAGGCGATCTTCCTGTACAACACCAGCGAACGAGATGCGATGATGCCCCGCAAGCCCTTCCCTCATCCAGAGCTGGAAAAACAGAAGACTGAGCCGATTCCCGGAATCTATCCGAATGCAATGGACCCTGAAGTGAAGTAG
- a CDS encoding DUF481 domain-containing protein, translated as MKKTHLSLLFLFLFVTTILSAQGNGNDRNKAQDPDTLIFVNGDQLTGKLTHSTGDSVSFHSDMAGDITVPWSKVKELRSNRQFVVLGKNSHWSWRNTQKIPSGSIQVSDNKIELTGKQETQTMPIKSTADVLDLDTFSREAHRDTNFFRNWKGSATLGITAIQATQNNYTYTAGASLARNMPMVDYLPPRNRTFANFSGSYSRITQRQAQDAPVLPDLKTSIYHVDSERDEYLSSRMYLLGAVAFDHNFSQGLDLQQIYGGGVGWTVIKNQQQTLDLKATLQYEKQDFLASSINVNTDLIGSTFSVNYLRNLPLKIVFQQQLQYLPAYNLPNAYSANETNSLTFPLYKRFRFQIGTQDSYLNNPPTAIYPAPPNQRNSFQFTTGVNIILK; from the coding sequence ATGAAAAAAACGCACCTTTCCCTTCTTTTTCTCTTCCTCTTTGTGACTACGATTCTTTCGGCACAAGGAAATGGGAATGATCGCAATAAAGCGCAAGACCCCGACACGCTGATCTTCGTCAACGGCGACCAGCTGACCGGAAAGCTTACGCATTCGACCGGCGACTCCGTTTCGTTCCACAGCGATATGGCAGGAGATATCACCGTGCCCTGGTCGAAGGTGAAGGAGTTGCGCTCCAATCGCCAGTTCGTCGTGCTTGGCAAGAACTCTCATTGGAGTTGGAGAAATACACAGAAGATCCCCTCCGGCAGCATCCAGGTATCGGACAACAAGATTGAGCTGACAGGCAAACAGGAAACCCAGACGATGCCGATCAAGAGCACCGCCGATGTGCTCGATCTTGATACCTTCAGCCGCGAAGCCCACCGGGACACGAACTTCTTCCGGAACTGGAAAGGGTCCGCCACCCTCGGTATCACTGCGATTCAGGCCACACAGAACAACTACACCTATACGGCTGGCGCATCATTGGCTCGCAACATGCCAATGGTCGACTATCTGCCCCCGCGCAATCGGACCTTCGCCAATTTCTCCGGCTCCTACAGCCGCATCACGCAACGACAGGCACAGGATGCGCCTGTATTGCCCGATCTAAAGACCTCGATTTATCACGTAGATTCAGAACGTGATGAGTACCTGTCTTCCCGCATGTACCTGCTGGGCGCAGTGGCCTTCGACCACAATTTTTCCCAGGGCCTCGATTTGCAGCAGATCTATGGAGGTGGTGTAGGTTGGACCGTCATCAAGAACCAGCAACAGACGCTGGATCTGAAGGCGACCCTGCAATATGAAAAGCAGGACTTTCTAGCAAGCTCTATTAACGTTAATACCGACCTGATCGGTTCGACCTTCAGCGTGAACTACCTTCGAAACCTGCCTCTCAAAATCGTCTTTCAGCAGCAGCTCCAATATCTGCCTGCCTACAACCTTCCTAATGCATATTCGGCCAACGAGACCAACAGCCTGACCTTCCCGCTTTATAAGCGATTCCGTTTCCAGATCGGCACACAGGACAGCTACCTGAATAATCCCCCGACAGCGATCTATCCTGCGCCGCCGAATCAACGCAACTCATTTCAGTTCACAACAGGAGTCAACATCATTCTGAAATAA
- a CDS encoding ATP-dependent DNA ligase — protein MLAKRVEEIPTEGCWIFEPKWDGFRAFIFRDGDELLIQSRDQKPLDR, from the coding sequence ATGCTCGCCAAGCGAGTCGAAGAGATCCCAACCGAAGGCTGCTGGATCTTCGAGCCAAAGTGGGATGGCTTTCGCGCCTTCATCTTTCGCGATGGCGATGAGCTTCTCATCCAGAGTCGCGATCAAAAGCCGCTCGATCGTTGA
- a CDS encoding class I SAM-dependent methyltransferase, protein MEAARPSRTALRVAMRRAAHQIYDAKPLVFEDPVAVPILGNEFLPEVERTQFKLNKPHSVGLRAHMVARSRYAEDLLAQAVARGVTQYVLLGAGLDTFAYRNPFPDLHVFEVDHPATQQWKRDLLAATNISIPANLTYAPVDFEHQQLSTQLIVEGFNPAAPAFFAWLGVVPYLTQAAFRSTLSLVAASAKGSGIVMDYGQPRSALPYFEQLAHDSLASRVQLAGEPFQLFFTPSEMAEELADFHNIEDLGSIELNARYFSSRTDNLKLLGTAGRIVSAWV, encoded by the coding sequence ATGGAAGCAGCCCGCCCCTCACGCACCGCTCTTCGCGTCGCTATGCGACGAGCCGCACATCAGATCTACGACGCCAAACCGCTCGTCTTCGAAGACCCCGTTGCCGTCCCCATCCTCGGCAACGAGTTCCTTCCCGAGGTCGAGCGCACGCAGTTCAAGCTCAACAAACCACATTCCGTTGGGTTGCGTGCCCACATGGTTGCGCGTAGCCGATACGCGGAAGATCTCCTGGCCCAGGCCGTCGCCCGCGGCGTGACCCAGTATGTTCTGCTCGGCGCCGGACTCGACACCTTCGCCTATCGCAATCCTTTTCCCGATCTGCACGTCTTCGAGGTCGATCACCCCGCGACACAGCAATGGAAGCGTGATCTACTTGCCGCTACCAATATCTCTATCCCGGCCAATCTCACCTACGCACCGGTCGACTTCGAGCACCAGCAGCTTTCCACTCAACTCATAGTAGAAGGCTTCAATCCCGCAGCACCTGCCTTCTTTGCATGGCTTGGCGTGGTGCCTTACCTCACGCAAGCGGCCTTCCGATCGACGCTCTCGCTGGTCGCGGCCTCAGCCAAAGGGTCCGGCATCGTAATGGACTACGGCCAACCCCGCTCCGCTCTTCCATACTTCGAGCAGCTTGCGCACGACTCGCTGGCCTCACGCGTGCAGCTTGCAGGGGAACCCTTCCAACTCTTCTTCACTCCATCGGAGATGGCAGAGGAGCTCGCAGACTTCCATAACATCGAAGATCTCGGATCAATCGAGCTCAACGCCCGTTATTTCTCCAGCCGCACCGACAACCTGAAGCTCCTTGGAACCGCCGGGCGCATCGTCAGCGCCTGGGTATAG
- the murJ gene encoding murein biosynthesis integral membrane protein MurJ, whose translation MTVTDLSSKPLPQPRAKGFLARSSAVAVATGILMSRLLGLVRDRVFAHYLGNSDVADAFRAAFRIPNFLQNLFGEGVLSASFIPVYARLRAEGKDEEASEVAEAIFVLLMLITSVLVLLGIFAAPWLIDAIAPGFHGEKRELVIRLVQILFPGAALLVLSAWCLGVLNSHRKFLLSYAAPVIWNVTMIAAFLWNGGRQGQRHLAIVIAFASVIGSALQFAVQVPSVLRLLWPLALRIKLRSDSVRTIVRNFFPVFLSRGVVQISAYLDSLIASFLPTGAVSALAYAQTVNSLPVSLFGMAISAAELPAMSSALGSTDEVAETLRRRLAQGLQNIAFFVIPSAVGFVVLGDVIVATIYRSGKFTAADVTFVWSVLAGSGVGLLASTSGRLYSSAFYALRNTRTPLIFALIRVGLTVALGYFFALPLPKLLGVDRHWGVAGLTFSAGLAGWVEFALLRRGLHQRIGVVPAARARTAKLWGAAIVAAAVGYGVKLVLPVPPGHFSSLILGAVVLPLFGVLYLGFTHVLGIEAPGTLRRFLRRG comes from the coding sequence ATGACGGTGACCGATCTCTCCTCCAAACCCTTGCCCCAGCCCCGAGCTAAAGGCTTTCTTGCGCGCTCGTCTGCGGTGGCAGTGGCAACGGGCATTCTGATGAGCCGTCTGCTAGGGTTGGTTCGTGACCGTGTCTTCGCGCACTATCTCGGTAACTCCGATGTAGCCGATGCTTTTCGTGCGGCTTTTCGTATTCCAAACTTCCTGCAAAACCTCTTTGGAGAAGGTGTTCTTTCTGCATCGTTCATCCCGGTCTATGCTCGTCTGCGTGCCGAGGGCAAGGACGAGGAAGCCTCTGAGGTAGCCGAGGCGATCTTTGTCCTCCTGATGCTGATCACCTCGGTGCTGGTGCTGCTGGGCATCTTTGCTGCGCCCTGGCTGATCGATGCCATTGCTCCTGGATTCCATGGCGAGAAGCGCGAGCTGGTGATCCGGCTGGTGCAGATCCTCTTCCCGGGCGCGGCGCTGCTGGTGCTCTCGGCCTGGTGCCTGGGGGTTCTGAACAGCCACAGAAAGTTTCTGCTCTCCTATGCCGCACCGGTGATCTGGAACGTGACGATGATCGCAGCCTTTCTCTGGAATGGCGGCCGCCAGGGACAGAGACATCTGGCAATTGTGATTGCATTCGCCTCGGTAATCGGCAGCGCCTTGCAGTTTGCCGTGCAGGTGCCTTCGGTGCTTCGCCTGTTGTGGCCGCTGGCGCTCCGTATTAAGTTGCGTAGCGACTCGGTCCGGACGATCGTCCGGAACTTCTTTCCGGTCTTCCTGAGCCGTGGCGTGGTCCAGATCAGTGCGTACCTTGACTCGTTGATTGCGAGCTTTCTGCCGACAGGTGCAGTCTCGGCCCTGGCCTATGCGCAGACCGTGAACTCACTGCCGGTGAGTTTGTTTGGCATGGCGATCTCCGCCGCCGAGCTGCCTGCGATGTCGAGCGCTCTGGGGAGTACTGATGAGGTTGCGGAGACTCTGCGCAGGCGGTTAGCGCAGGGGCTCCAGAATATTGCGTTCTTTGTAATTCCTTCGGCGGTCGGGTTCGTTGTTCTAGGCGATGTCATCGTGGCGACGATCTACCGTTCAGGAAAGTTCACTGCCGCCGATGTGACGTTTGTATGGAGCGTGCTGGCGGGCTCCGGGGTCGGACTGCTGGCCTCGACCTCGGGCAGACTCTACTCGTCGGCCTTCTATGCGTTGCGCAATACGCGAACCCCGTTGATCTTCGCGTTGATTCGTGTAGGACTGACGGTGGCACTTGGATACTTCTTTGCGCTACCTCTGCCAAAACTTCTCGGAGTAGACCGTCACTGGGGCGTCGCCGGACTGACTTTTTCCGCCGGTTTGGCCGGATGGGTGGAGTTCGCCCTTCTGCGGCGAGGATTGCATCAGCGCATCGGCGTCGTCCCGGCGGCGCGGGCTCGGACAGCCAAGCTCTGGGGTGCCGCGATTGTGGCTGCGGCGGTTGGCTATGGTGTGAAGCTGGTGCTTCCTGTTCCTCCGGGTCACTTCTCGTCTTTGATTCTTGGAGCGGTTGTGCTGCCTTTGTTCGGAGTGCTGTATCTGGGCTTCACTCACGTTCTTGGAATTGAAGCACCGGGAACTTTACGGCGATTCCTGCGCCGTGGCTAG
- the accD gene encoding acetyl-CoA carboxylase, carboxyltransferase subunit beta, whose amino-acid sequence MSWFKREDNEIVNDAERTVRTEGLWVRCPKCSQVIFKADLEANLHVCPKCGHHFRIGARERIENLLEPGYQLVDLELRSTDPLQFTDLKPYKGRLKDAQKKTGLNDAIVNAIGNIGPHPVVISAMEYSFIGGSMGSVVGETIARAVDRALENRHPLIIISASGGARMMEGIASLMQLAKVSAGLAKLDEAKIPYISVMTDPTTGGVTASFAMLGDLNIAEPEALIGFAGPRVIEQTIRQKLPEGFQRSEFLLEHGFLDAIVDRKDMKQYLEDTLSWMTSNSQAS is encoded by the coding sequence ATGAGCTGGTTTAAACGCGAAGACAACGAGATCGTCAACGACGCCGAGCGAACAGTTCGCACCGAAGGACTCTGGGTTCGCTGCCCCAAATGCAGTCAGGTCATCTTTAAGGCTGATCTTGAAGCCAATCTCCACGTCTGCCCCAAGTGTGGCCATCACTTCCGCATCGGAGCCAGGGAACGGATCGAGAACCTGCTGGAACCCGGCTATCAGCTTGTTGATCTCGAACTGCGCTCAACCGACCCGCTTCAATTCACCGACCTGAAGCCCTACAAAGGCCGCCTGAAGGACGCTCAAAAGAAGACCGGCCTGAACGATGCTATCGTCAACGCAATCGGCAACATTGGACCTCATCCTGTCGTCATCTCGGCCATGGAGTACAGCTTCATCGGTGGCTCGATGGGTTCGGTCGTAGGAGAGACGATCGCGCGCGCTGTCGACCGCGCACTTGAGAACCGTCATCCGCTCATCATCATCTCCGCCTCCGGTGGCGCCCGCATGATGGAGGGCATTGCCTCCCTGATGCAGCTGGCCAAGGTCTCCGCCGGTCTGGCGAAGCTCGATGAGGCAAAGATTCCCTACATCTCCGTGATGACCGATCCCACCACGGGCGGCGTCACCGCCAGCTTCGCCATGTTGGGCGACCTGAACATCGCCGAACCCGAAGCACTGATCGGCTTTGCCGGACCTCGCGTAATCGAACAAACCATCCGGCAGAAGCTGCCCGAAGGCTTCCAACGCTCTGAGTTCCTCCTCGAGCACGGCTTCCTCGATGCCATCGTCGACCGCAAAGACATGAAGCAATACCTCGAAGACACTCTCAGCTGGATGACCTCCAACTCCCAGGCCTCTTAA
- a CDS encoding DUF4126 family protein yields MTLEVLTWLIAIPLLGFITGMRSMTPMAVLCWFAWLKLLPVDDWAWWAAKLAIALLFTALAVMEYLADKYSHMPRPTRPYALIVRFFLGGLIGAIVASSLDAPGVEGVILGVLGALVGSFCAYQLRHQLTHRLGCKTWHVTLTEDVFAIAATIICMGIITG; encoded by the coding sequence ATGACCCTTGAGGTCCTGACATGGCTCATCGCAATTCCGCTGCTCGGCTTCATTACAGGTATGCGGTCTATGACGCCCATGGCAGTCCTCTGCTGGTTTGCCTGGCTCAAGCTGCTTCCCGTTGACGATTGGGCATGGTGGGCAGCAAAACTTGCCATCGCCCTGCTGTTTACGGCACTCGCCGTCATGGAGTACCTCGCCGATAAGTACTCCCACATGCCTCGCCCTACGCGTCCCTATGCCCTGATCGTCCGCTTCTTCCTTGGGGGCTTGATCGGGGCCATCGTCGCCTCTTCTCTCGATGCTCCTGGGGTCGAGGGAGTCATTCTCGGTGTTCTTGGAGCCCTCGTCGGCTCCTTCTGTGCCTACCAGCTCCGGCATCAGCTCACCCACCGTCTTGGCTGCAAGACCTGGCATGTCACCTTAACCGAAGATGTCTTTGCCATCGCAGCCACCATCATCTGTATGGGCATCATCACCGGGTAG
- a CDS encoding serine hydroxymethyltransferase — protein MPIDPNATLAAADPEVYAQVENEILRQHEGLEMIASENFVSRAVLEAAGTVFTNKYAEGYPGKRYYGGCEFADVVENIARDRAKKIFGAEHANVQPSSGSQANAAAYMSIINPGDTLLGLDLAHGGHLTHGHKLNFSGKLYRIVGYQVRKDTETIDYDELEAKAVAEKPKVIVGGGSAYPRFWDFARMRQIADKVGAYLMVDMAHFAGLVAGGAHPSPVPHAHITTTTTHKTLRGPRAGLILCTQDLAASVDRSVFPGQQGGPLMHIVAAKAVAFKEALDPAFSTYAHQVVANAKVLAEALAAEGFRIVSGGTDNHLILVDVFQKGMFGSEAENALGAAGITVNKNAIPYDTNPPMKPSGIRVGTPALTTRGMKEPEMKQIAVWIARALENRNDEAALRKIRGEVTELADRFPLYEFLRQPQPVA, from the coding sequence ATGCCCATCGATCCGAACGCCACGCTCGCCGCCGCGGACCCTGAGGTCTATGCTCAGGTTGAAAACGAGATTCTTCGCCAGCACGAAGGACTCGAGATGATTGCGTCAGAAAACTTCGTCTCCCGCGCCGTGCTCGAGGCCGCCGGAACCGTCTTCACCAACAAATACGCCGAAGGCTATCCCGGCAAGCGTTACTACGGCGGTTGCGAGTTCGCCGATGTGGTGGAGAACATCGCCCGGGACCGCGCCAAAAAGATCTTCGGTGCCGAGCACGCCAATGTCCAGCCTTCGTCGGGCTCGCAGGCCAATGCCGCCGCCTACATGTCGATCATCAATCCGGGCGACACCCTGCTCGGGCTCGATCTCGCTCACGGCGGACACCTCACCCACGGCCACAAGCTCAACTTCTCCGGCAAGCTCTACCGCATCGTCGGCTATCAGGTCCGCAAAGACACCGAGACCATCGACTATGACGAGCTCGAGGCCAAGGCCGTCGCCGAGAAGCCCAAGGTCATCGTTGGCGGAGGTTCAGCCTACCCACGCTTCTGGGACTTCGCTCGCATGCGCCAGATCGCCGACAAGGTTGGCGCTTATCTGATGGTTGACATGGCCCACTTCGCCGGACTCGTCGCCGGCGGCGCGCATCCCTCACCGGTACCGCACGCGCACATCACTACCACCACCACGCACAAGACGCTGCGCGGACCCCGTGCCGGACTCATTCTCTGCACCCAGGACCTCGCCGCCTCCGTCGACCGCTCCGTCTTCCCCGGCCAGCAGGGTGGCCCATTGATGCACATCGTCGCGGCCAAGGCTGTGGCCTTCAAAGAAGCTCTCGACCCGGCCTTCTCCACCTACGCTCACCAGGTCGTCGCCAACGCTAAGGTACTGGCCGAAGCACTCGCCGCTGAGGGTTTCCGCATCGTCTCCGGTGGAACCGATAACCACCTGATCCTGGTCGATGTCTTCCAGAAGGGTATGTTCGGCTCCGAAGCAGAGAACGCGCTCGGCGCGGCTGGCATTACTGTTAACAAGAACGCCATCCCCTATGACACCAACCCGCCGATGAAACCCAGCGGAATCCGCGTTGGCACCCCTGCATTGACGACTCGCGGCATGAAGGAGCCCGAGATGAAGCAGATCGCCGTCTGGATCGCCCGAGCTCTTGAGAACCGCAACGACGAGGCCGCGCTCCGTAAGATTCGCGGTGAGGTCACCGAACTCGCCGACCGCTTCCCCCTCTACGAGTTCCTGCGCCAGCCACAGCCTGTCGCCTGA
- a CDS encoding alpha/beta hydrolase, whose amino-acid sequence MKKSLWIIALTAALGVCGTAISQSPLQVTTGLEGMTDAYLTTLEQQDLSKRHDEIAKIHDKLAIKNRQAYIRKTLMRELGGEWPEKTPLHAQITGVIHHEDYTVQKLVYQSLPHFYVTANVYVPQHAPKPYPAVLGFAGHSGDGKAYSSYQTVWVSLAKRGFLVIAIDPVGQGERLQHLDPVTHKSLLSTGGTAEHMADGLQTLLTGTPIARYFLWDGMRAIDYLESRDDVDKARIGVAGNSGGGTQSAYTATLDSRVAAAVISCYMTSWNTLWAGPGPQDSEQVLDGFLADHLDFPDFLISIAPRPVKMAVATRDFFPIAGAHATFAEGKDIFHLLGVDDKIAMFEADDTHGWSQPRRLATYQWLMRWLQNRPDDGVEAELKLDTPSELSATASGQVITSYPDAETVQSWNAKFAQKLREKPAPKDTRQLATLLRRRLTIPDVVMHPSVEEAGSLTQNGIRIEKIKIQSEAGITVPGLVFHPSKGPSRKHAVLYLNPSGMAADAGENGPIEKLVAEGNLVLAIDPRGWGESAPPNKMNSGYHNDYQVAMRAILVGKSMPGMQTFDALNAFHYLASRPDVDPREISLHTQGIANNVGIFATVLEPKIKSIRCDTPPMSFLAMTELKLNNQPPSIVVPGILQDLDLPDLTKALGSRFQASK is encoded by the coding sequence ATGAAAAAGTCCCTATGGATCATCGCTCTAACCGCAGCACTCGGAGTCTGCGGAACAGCAATCTCTCAATCGCCTTTGCAGGTGACGACCGGTTTGGAAGGGATGACGGACGCGTATCTCACCACCCTTGAACAACAGGACTTGTCCAAAAGGCACGACGAGATAGCAAAGATCCATGACAAACTCGCGATTAAAAATCGCCAGGCTTATATAAGAAAAACCCTGATGCGCGAGTTGGGTGGCGAATGGCCTGAAAAGACTCCGCTCCATGCCCAGATCACCGGAGTCATACACCACGAGGACTACACGGTTCAGAAACTGGTGTATCAAAGCCTTCCCCATTTTTACGTCACTGCAAATGTCTACGTTCCTCAACATGCGCCAAAACCGTATCCCGCAGTCCTCGGATTTGCAGGACACAGCGGTGATGGCAAGGCTTACTCCAGTTACCAGACGGTATGGGTATCGCTCGCGAAGCGTGGATTTCTCGTCATCGCCATCGATCCCGTTGGCCAGGGAGAGCGCTTACAACATCTCGATCCGGTAACGCATAAATCGCTGCTATCTACCGGCGGAACAGCCGAACACATGGCGGATGGACTACAGACACTGCTAACCGGAACCCCCATCGCGCGCTATTTCCTCTGGGATGGAATGCGAGCGATCGACTATCTCGAATCCAGAGATGACGTCGATAAGGCCCGCATTGGCGTTGCCGGAAACTCCGGTGGAGGCACGCAGTCTGCTTATACCGCCACCCTCGATTCTCGCGTTGCTGCGGCCGTCATCTCCTGTTACATGACCTCATGGAATACCCTGTGGGCCGGCCCGGGACCGCAGGATTCAGAGCAGGTGCTGGATGGCTTTCTGGCAGACCACCTCGATTTCCCGGACTTTCTCATTAGCATCGCGCCAAGGCCCGTCAAAATGGCCGTGGCCACTCGCGACTTCTTTCCCATCGCAGGAGCCCATGCGACATTCGCCGAAGGAAAGGACATCTTTCACCTTCTCGGCGTCGACGACAAAATCGCTATGTTTGAAGCCGACGATACCCACGGATGGTCGCAACCCAGACGCCTCGCCACCTATCAATGGCTCATGCGATGGCTCCAGAACCGGCCCGACGATGGCGTGGAAGCCGAGCTCAAGCTGGATACACCATCCGAGCTGAGCGCCACCGCCTCCGGGCAGGTAATTACGTCCTATCCCGATGCGGAGACAGTTCAGTCATGGAATGCAAAATTTGCGCAGAAGCTCAGGGAAAAACCCGCGCCAAAGGACACGCGCCAGCTCGCTACACTGCTCCGAAGACGCCTCACCATCCCTGATGTAGTCATGCATCCCTCTGTCGAAGAGGCAGGCTCTCTCACCCAGAATGGGATTCGCATCGAAAAGATCAAAATCCAGTCAGAGGCCGGCATTACCGTGCCCGGACTCGTCTTTCATCCCTCCAAAGGACCGTCCCGCAAGCATGCCGTGCTCTACCTGAACCCTTCTGGAATGGCAGCGGATGCCGGTGAGAATGGCCCAATTGAAAAGCTCGTCGCGGAAGGCAATCTCGTTCTGGCCATTGATCCGCGTGGTTGGGGAGAGAGCGCTCCTCCCAACAAGATGAATTCCGGCTATCACAACGACTATCAGGTGGCGATGCGCGCAATTCTCGTCGGTAAATCCATGCCTGGGATGCAGACCTTTGATGCTCTCAACGCATTCCACTATCTGGCATCGCGGCCCGATGTCGATCCGCGCGAAATCTCCCTGCACACACAGGGGATAGCCAACAACGTCGGCATCTTTGCCACCGTATTGGAACCGAAGATCAAAAGCATTCGCTGCGATACGCCTCCGATGTCCTTTCTGGCCATGACGGAACTGAAGCTGAACAATCAGCCTCCCAGTATCGTCGTTCCCGGAATTCTGCAGGACCTCGATCTTCCTGACCTGACGAAAGCCTTGGGATCACGTTTTCAGGCGTCTAAATGA